A stretch of Paludisphaera borealis DNA encodes these proteins:
- a CDS encoding ParB/RepB/Spo0J family partition protein, with protein sequence MDIRNVALDDLVLDPNLNLRDRLDDFTVERYAEAWDRLPPITVYSVDERWLIADGFHRHAAAVMLGKRTIPVEIRAGSFNEALDYVSSVNLFHGLPLTRTERRRAVEVKLKLHHDWSDRRTAEELGVSRELVAKIRKQLIEGAQIPNNPGRVGSDGKLYTTAGLPRDPNEHAPSDKRELDGSEQGRRSMSGAATATAPWDDDAPAARTKNPIADEVHFAGGVDPRIIASQGPIDVAAPSIEELLDVMSKQIMEVVAWTQADGFVDSYRAASSNARGVFHAAVIKLAARADQMRRG encoded by the coding sequence ATGGATATTCGCAACGTGGCATTGGACGACTTGGTCCTGGACCCGAATCTCAACCTCCGAGATCGGCTCGACGACTTCACGGTGGAGCGCTACGCCGAGGCCTGGGACCGGCTGCCGCCGATCACGGTCTATAGCGTCGACGAACGCTGGCTCATTGCCGACGGCTTCCACCGCCACGCCGCGGCGGTCATGCTCGGCAAGCGGACCATCCCCGTCGAGATCCGCGCCGGCTCGTTCAACGAGGCGCTCGACTACGTTTCGAGCGTCAACCTGTTCCACGGCCTGCCGCTCACGCGCACCGAGCGCCGGCGGGCCGTCGAGGTCAAACTCAAGCTCCACCACGACTGGTCGGACCGCCGGACGGCCGAAGAGCTGGGCGTCTCCCGCGAGCTGGTCGCCAAGATCCGCAAGCAGTTGATTGAAGGCGCGCAGATCCCCAACAACCCCGGTCGTGTCGGCTCCGACGGCAAACTCTACACGACGGCCGGCCTCCCTCGCGATCCTAACGAACACGCCCCGAGTGACAAGCGTGAACTCGACGGGTCGGAGCAAGGGCGACGCAGCATGAGCGGCGCCGCCACGGCGACTGCCCCGTGGGACGACGACGCGCCGGCGGCCAGGACCAAGAACCCGATCGCCGACGAGGTCCATTTCGCCGGCGGCGTCGACCCGCGCATCATCGCCTCGCAAGGCCCGATCGACGTGGCCGCGCCTTCGATCGAAGAGTTGCTCGACGTCATGTCCAAACAAATCATGGAGGTCGTGGCCTGGACCCAGGCCGACGGCTTCGTCGACAGCTATCGCGCGGCAAGCTCCAACGCGCGCGGCGTCTTCCACGCCGCCGTCATCAAGCTCGCCGCCCGGGCCGATCAGATGCGCCGAGGTTGA
- a CDS encoding UvrB/UvrC motif-containing protein: MSEDISAALAGWDFHADDLQVRMIVGDDGRERIQMRIDLGVLQMECEGRPDGQRPDGFDSFLDQYEARRNETETAGDEFSLEPDACSILMREGLQYYHRYLSAFHLQLYDMVARDTERNLRLFAFVARYASRRRDKIQFDQYRPYVAMMRSRALALKELARNDHAAALEKIDDGVRLIREFLEEYHQGDREADCSELSFLLRWRRDVQHDRPTGPLERLEEQLELAVALEIYEEAARLRDQIRKLKGAEAPEAPGLGMTATQPGSIIQDQ; the protein is encoded by the coding sequence TTGAGCGAAGACATCAGCGCCGCGCTGGCCGGCTGGGACTTCCACGCCGACGATCTCCAGGTCCGTATGATCGTCGGCGACGACGGCCGCGAGCGGATCCAGATGCGCATCGACCTAGGCGTGCTCCAGATGGAGTGCGAGGGCCGTCCCGACGGCCAGCGTCCCGATGGCTTCGACTCGTTCCTCGACCAGTACGAGGCCCGTCGGAACGAAACGGAAACGGCCGGCGACGAGTTCTCGCTCGAGCCCGACGCCTGCTCGATCCTGATGCGCGAGGGCCTTCAGTATTACCATCGTTACCTGTCGGCCTTCCATCTCCAACTTTACGACATGGTCGCCCGCGACACCGAGCGCAACTTGCGATTGTTCGCGTTCGTCGCCCGCTACGCCTCCCGCCGTCGCGACAAGATCCAGTTCGACCAGTACCGACCTTACGTCGCCATGATGCGGAGCCGCGCCCTCGCCCTCAAGGAGCTCGCTCGCAACGACCACGCCGCGGCCCTTGAAAAGATCGACGACGGAGTCCGGCTGATCCGCGAGTTCCTCGAAGAGTACCACCAGGGCGACCGCGAGGCCGATTGCTCCGAACTCAGCTTCCTGCTCCGCTGGCGGCGCGACGTCCAGCACGACCGCCCCACCGGACCGCTGGAGCGTCTCGAAGAGCAGCTCGAACTTGCCGTCGCGCTCGAGATCTACGAAGAGGCCGCCCGACTCCGTGACCAGATCCGCAAGCTGAAAGGGGCGGAGGCCCCCGAAGCCCCCGGCCTCGGGATGACGGCGACGCAGCCGGGCTCGATCATCCAGGATCAATGA
- a CDS encoding PmoA family protein, translated as MIGLAVCGTTSAKDWSLTFRPSGSLQADTPIVAPAPDGVDEGVYRLSTGADAASTPAIVSTVDGKRTLTVVLPALTGPSTFVLKKDDAKGSPGAGVAFVPQGPNLEIQIDGKRFAVHRVDVGAKPFLFPLVGPTGDSYTRAFPMEKVEGEDEDHPHQRSFWFTHGLVNGVDFWSELKNHGTIKETERTISAPTPVLGRLTTRDDWLGPDGAKVCEDERVLTVYNTRSVRVLDFAVKLKATEGPLVLGDTKEGTFGVRVASSMDVTKKAGGKIRNAEGLEDDKAWGKPSPWVDYSGPVGGKTVGIAILNHPQSFRYPTTWHVRTYGLFAANPFGWHDFGLSEKGEHTIPKGESAWFGYRVILHAGDGPSAGIADQFAGYASPPSVRWIAAN; from the coding sequence ATGATCGGACTCGCCGTTTGCGGCACGACGTCCGCCAAGGACTGGAGTCTGACGTTCCGGCCGTCGGGCTCCTTGCAGGCCGACACGCCGATCGTCGCGCCGGCGCCCGACGGCGTCGATGAGGGCGTTTACCGACTCTCGACCGGAGCGGATGCGGCGTCGACGCCGGCCATTGTGTCGACAGTGGACGGCAAGCGGACCCTGACCGTCGTCCTGCCGGCGCTCACGGGGCCGTCGACCTTCGTCTTGAAGAAGGACGACGCGAAGGGCTCTCCCGGCGCGGGGGTCGCATTCGTCCCTCAAGGACCGAATCTGGAAATCCAGATCGACGGCAAGCGGTTCGCGGTCCACCGCGTGGACGTCGGGGCCAAGCCGTTCCTGTTCCCGCTCGTCGGCCCGACCGGCGATTCGTACACCCGCGCCTTCCCGATGGAGAAGGTCGAAGGAGAGGACGAAGATCATCCCCACCAGCGTTCGTTCTGGTTCACGCACGGACTGGTCAACGGCGTCGACTTCTGGAGCGAGCTGAAGAACCACGGCACGATCAAGGAGACTGAGCGGACGATCTCGGCGCCGACGCCCGTTCTCGGCCGGCTGACGACCCGCGACGACTGGCTCGGCCCCGACGGCGCGAAGGTCTGCGAGGACGAGCGCGTGCTGACCGTCTACAACACTCGATCGGTGCGCGTCCTCGACTTCGCGGTGAAGCTCAAGGCGACCGAGGGGCCGCTCGTGCTGGGCGACACGAAGGAAGGGACGTTTGGCGTGCGAGTCGCCTCCAGCATGGACGTCACCAAGAAGGCGGGGGGCAAGATCCGCAACGCCGAGGGGCTTGAAGACGACAAGGCGTGGGGCAAGCCCTCGCCCTGGGTCGACTACTCGGGGCCGGTCGGCGGCAAGACGGTCGGGATCGCGATCCTCAACCATCCTCAGAGCTTCCGCTATCCCACGACCTGGCACGTTCGGACCTACGGCCTGTTCGCCGCCAACCCGTTCGGATGGCATGATTTCGGCCTGTCCGAAAAAGGCGAACACACGATCCCGAAAGGGGAGTCGGCGTGGTTCGGCTACCGCGTGATCCTTCACGCAGGCGACGGCCCGTCAGCCGGAATCGCCGACCAGTTCGCCGGCTACGCGTCGCCGCCGTCCGTCAGGTGGATCGCCGCCAATTGA
- a CDS encoding SDR family oxidoreductase, whose amino-acid sequence MRIVVTGASGQIGAYLLEPLMRTGWDVVPWSGGARGDWGTTRLRPVDLADLGAVDRALVNADPAVILHVAAISAADQVSKDLDRARLVNVEATRHLADWCRDRGRRIVFTSTDMVFDGDRSWYTESDEPSPILAYGRTKHEAEAEVVRTPGGVAARLSLLYGPSRCGREGFFDRAVAALRAGRSQTFFHDEHRTPLDYRTAAEVLVALTDADFEGVVHVGGRDRLSRFAFMSRIARALGLDESLIAANSRAEAVFTEPRPADLSLDTTRLADLLPDLDRPLIEEAVWRMSSRN is encoded by the coding sequence ATGCGGATTGTCGTGACGGGCGCGAGTGGTCAGATCGGCGCTTACTTGTTAGAGCCGCTGATGAGGACGGGTTGGGACGTGGTCCCCTGGAGCGGCGGCGCCCGGGGCGATTGGGGAACGACCCGACTGCGACCCGTCGACCTGGCCGACCTCGGCGCCGTCGACCGGGCTCTCGTGAACGCCGACCCCGCCGTGATCCTCCACGTAGCGGCGATCAGCGCGGCGGACCAGGTGTCCAAAGACCTCGATCGAGCCCGACTCGTCAACGTGGAAGCAACCCGCCACCTGGCCGATTGGTGTCGCGATCGAGGGCGGCGGATCGTCTTCACGTCGACCGACATGGTCTTCGACGGCGACCGATCGTGGTACACGGAAAGCGACGAGCCGAGTCCGATCCTCGCCTACGGTCGGACCAAACACGAGGCCGAAGCCGAGGTCGTCCGAACGCCGGGCGGCGTGGCGGCTCGGCTGTCGCTGCTGTACGGACCGTCGCGATGTGGTCGCGAGGGCTTCTTCGATCGCGCCGTGGCGGCCCTCCGCGCCGGGCGTTCGCAGACCTTCTTTCACGACGAGCACCGCACGCCGCTCGACTACCGGACGGCGGCGGAAGTTCTCGTCGCACTCACCGACGCCGATTTCGAGGGCGTCGTCCACGTCGGCGGTCGCGATCGGCTGAGTCGGTTCGCGTTCATGTCGCGCATCGCCCGGGCGCTCGGCCTCGACGAGTCGCTCATCGCCGCGAACAGCCGGGCTGAGGCCGTTTTCACCGAACCGCGCCCGGCCGACCTGTCGCTCGACACCACGCGCCTCGCCGACCTTCTGCCAGATCTTGACCGGCCTCTGATCGAGGAGGCCGTGTGGAGGATGTCGAGTAGGAACTGA
- a CDS encoding M28 family metallopeptidase has protein sequence MSRTARPLARRFVLAAFGVYVLLQTTPRLGASEPAMLGFAPASRGKQIEAEARALAVPTPKNARALLRTLTAEPHAAGTLADQRTAKFVHDRLKEWGWSVEILPYEVLLNHPSAPPKLEIVRPEPAPLDLEEKPLATDKDSANSLAFPAFNGYGVSGTAAGQVVYANYARPEDFDALEKLGVSVKDKIVLARYGGLFRGLKVLNAQKRGAKGILIYSDPGDDGYAKGDVYPAGPFRPESAVQRGSVQFLSLGPGDPSTPRGPSIPGADRLPIDLKHGFRLDDPEWDKNTGLKRGEYFATIPSLPIGYGAAREILKLLAGSNVPDGWQGGLPLAYHVGPGPVELKFSVWNEYKVRTIWNVVAKIPGAVEPDRWVMVGNHRDAWVYGAVDPGSGTAATLETCRALGEAVRAGWKPRRTIVYASWDAEEYGLVGSTEWAEQFTDEIDRKAALMLNVDVAVAGPDLDMGGVPSLRDLMLEAAGAVTDVRSSRSLRDVWLESKRNAWVASSPLVLIDPFWTRPTSVGDPPSSPRGFTPQLHPLGSGSDYTAFLDHLGVPALDVGFSGKYGVYHSMYDDFNWMEKFGDPEFLTHTMAARLYTVLLMRAANADVLPFRFVPYAEALRDHVDELRLIRARKVRKSAKPGTRPDEDFEGLGDLAESVLRFQSEARSLDKALDALAAKDGARADALSSLNEALTRLERAFLLPGGLEGRSWFKHAIYAPGVTTGYAAWPLPAIRESLEARKSDNLKSAVSSTTAAIDAATAALKRASALARDAATGL, from the coding sequence ATGAGTCGTACCGCTCGGCCGCTCGCGCGGCGTTTCGTTCTCGCGGCGTTCGGTGTTTACGTCCTGCTCCAGACGACGCCGCGTCTGGGCGCGTCGGAGCCGGCGATGCTCGGTTTCGCGCCGGCCTCGCGCGGCAAGCAGATCGAAGCCGAAGCCCGGGCGCTGGCGGTTCCGACGCCCAAGAACGCCCGAGCCTTGCTCCGAACGCTGACGGCCGAACCCCACGCCGCCGGAACCCTCGCCGACCAGCGGACGGCGAAGTTCGTCCACGACCGGCTCAAGGAGTGGGGATGGTCGGTCGAGATCCTCCCGTACGAGGTCTTGCTCAATCACCCGAGCGCGCCGCCGAAGCTCGAAATCGTCCGTCCCGAGCCGGCGCCGCTCGACCTCGAAGAGAAGCCGCTGGCGACCGACAAGGATTCCGCGAACTCGCTCGCCTTCCCGGCGTTCAACGGCTACGGGGTCTCGGGGACGGCTGCGGGCCAGGTCGTCTATGCGAATTATGCCCGCCCCGAGGACTTCGATGCGCTCGAAAAGCTCGGCGTCTCCGTCAAGGACAAGATCGTTCTTGCTCGATACGGCGGCCTGTTCCGCGGACTCAAGGTGCTCAACGCCCAGAAGCGCGGGGCGAAGGGGATCTTGATCTACTCCGACCCCGGCGACGATGGCTACGCCAAGGGGGACGTCTACCCCGCCGGCCCGTTCCGGCCGGAGTCGGCCGTGCAGCGCGGCAGCGTCCAGTTCCTGTCACTCGGCCCCGGCGATCCCTCGACGCCCCGAGGCCCGTCTATCCCTGGCGCGGATCGATTACCGATCGACCTGAAGCATGGTTTTCGGTTGGACGATCCCGAATGGGACAAGAACACCGGCTTGAAGCGCGGTGAATACTTCGCCACGATCCCGTCACTACCGATCGGCTACGGTGCCGCGCGGGAGATCCTCAAGCTGCTGGCCGGATCGAACGTCCCCGACGGCTGGCAAGGGGGCCTGCCGTTGGCTTACCACGTCGGCCCGGGGCCCGTCGAGCTGAAGTTCTCGGTCTGGAACGAGTACAAAGTGCGGACGATCTGGAACGTCGTCGCCAAGATTCCCGGAGCCGTCGAACCCGATCGCTGGGTCATGGTCGGCAACCATCGCGACGCCTGGGTGTACGGGGCGGTCGACCCCGGCAGCGGCACGGCGGCGACCCTCGAAACCTGCCGCGCCCTTGGCGAAGCCGTCCGCGCCGGCTGGAAGCCTCGGCGGACGATCGTCTACGCGAGCTGGGACGCCGAGGAGTACGGCCTGGTCGGCTCGACCGAATGGGCCGAACAGTTCACCGACGAGATCGACCGCAAGGCCGCCCTGATGCTCAACGTCGACGTGGCCGTCGCCGGCCCCGACCTCGACATGGGAGGCGTCCCCTCGCTCCGCGACCTGATGCTCGAAGCCGCCGGCGCCGTGACCGACGTCCGCTCCAGCCGCTCGCTCCGCGACGTCTGGCTCGAATCCAAGCGGAACGCCTGGGTTGCGAGCAGTCCGCTGGTCCTTATCGATCCGTTCTGGACGCGACCGACCAGCGTCGGCGATCCTCCGTCCTCGCCTCGCGGCTTCACGCCGCAACTCCACCCGCTCGGTTCAGGCTCCGACTACACGGCGTTCCTCGACCACCTGGGTGTCCCCGCGCTTGACGTCGGGTTCTCCGGCAAGTACGGCGTCTATCACTCGATGTACGACGACTTCAACTGGATGGAGAAGTTCGGCGACCCCGAGTTCCTCACCCACACGATGGCCGCCCGCCTCTACACCGTGCTCTTGATGCGTGCCGCCAATGCCGACGTACTCCCGTTTCGCTTCGTCCCCTACGCGGAAGCCCTCCGCGACCACGTCGACGAGCTTAGGCTGATCCGCGCCCGCAAGGTCCGCAAATCTGCGAAGCCAGGCACGAGGCCCGATGAGGACTTCGAAGGGCTCGGCGACCTCGCCGAGTCCGTCCTCAGGTTCCAGTCCGAGGCCCGAAGCCTCGACAAGGCGCTCGACGCACTCGCCGCCAAGGACGGCGCGCGGGCCGATGCGCTCTCCTCTCTCAACGAGGCGCTCACGCGGCTGGAGCGCGCGTTCCTGTTGCCCGGCGGCCTCGAAGGCCGCTCGTGGTTCAAGCACGCGATCTACGCGCCCGGCGTGACGACGGGGTACGCCGCCTGGCCGTTGCCGGCCATCCGCGAATCGCTCGAGGCCCGCAAATCCGATAATCTGAAGAGCGCCGTTTCTTCGACGACCGCCGCGATCGACGCGGCGACCGCCGCGCTGAAGCGCGCTTCGGCTCTCGCCCGCGACGCCGCGACCGGCCTGTAG
- a CDS encoding RNA recognition motif domain-containing protein — protein sequence MAKRLYVGNLKYSVTSEHLQEMFEQFGAVSSAQVLGDRETGRSRGFGFVEMPNDDEAQAAIDTLDGQDIDGRRLTVNEARPRTPGGGGGGGGYRGGGYRGGGGDDY from the coding sequence ATGGCGAAGAGGCTTTACGTCGGTAATCTCAAGTACTCGGTCACGTCCGAACATCTTCAAGAGATGTTCGAGCAGTTCGGAGCGGTCAGCTCCGCGCAGGTGCTCGGCGATCGCGAGACCGGCCGCAGCCGGGGCTTCGGATTCGTCGAAATGCCCAACGACGACGAGGCGCAAGCGGCGATCGACACGCTCGACGGCCAGGACATCGACGGTCGTCGGCTGACCGTCAATGAAGCGCGTCCGCGCACACCGGGCGGCGGCGGTGGCGGCGGCGGATACCGTGGCGGCGGCTATCGGGGCGGCGGCGGCGACGATTATTAA
- the hemW gene encoding radical SAM family heme chaperone HemW produces MNLSSCDLNAVPTATDLDPPWLRPRSAYVHIPFCAHKCGYCDFASLAGADHLSERYLDALEREMRMTLVEPRPVDTIFIGGGTPTRLDAPALGRLATMVRHWLPMNPGGEWTIEANPGTLDAEKADVMAEAGVNRVSLGAQSFQPRLLAALERNHAPEEVGKAVEIVRSRFPRWSLDLIFGVPGSTLDDWRADLEATLDLAPSHLSCYGLVYEKGTNLWKQREKGDVQEVCEETERLMYEHVMDRLEASGLMLYEISNYARPGHESRHNLVYWANDAYYGLGLGAAQYLDGLRTVNTREMSAYLKRIEAGESAIGPNERLEPEERAHETAMLMLRRTVVGLDRDDFRTRTGFDLDALIGPAITRFVGEGLLEDNGRRIRLTREGRFLADRVLCEVV; encoded by the coding sequence ATGAATCTATCGAGTTGCGACCTCAACGCGGTGCCGACCGCGACGGATCTGGATCCGCCCTGGCTCCGGCCGCGCTCGGCTTACGTCCACATTCCGTTCTGCGCCCATAAATGCGGCTACTGCGATTTCGCCTCGCTGGCGGGTGCCGACCATCTGTCCGAACGGTATCTCGACGCCCTCGAACGCGAGATGCGGATGACGCTGGTCGAGCCCCGACCCGTCGACACGATCTTCATCGGCGGCGGGACCCCGACCCGGCTCGACGCCCCGGCCCTTGGTCGGCTGGCGACGATGGTCCGCCACTGGCTCCCCATGAACCCCGGTGGTGAGTGGACGATCGAGGCGAATCCCGGCACGCTCGACGCCGAAAAGGCCGACGTGATGGCCGAGGCCGGCGTCAACCGGGTCAGCCTGGGCGCGCAGTCGTTTCAGCCCCGGCTGCTGGCGGCACTCGAACGCAACCATGCGCCCGAGGAGGTCGGCAAGGCGGTGGAAATCGTCCGCTCGCGGTTCCCTCGCTGGTCGCTCGACCTGATCTTCGGCGTCCCCGGCTCGACGCTCGACGACTGGCGGGCCGACCTGGAGGCGACCCTCGACCTCGCACCGTCGCATCTTTCGTGCTACGGGCTCGTCTACGAGAAGGGGACGAACCTCTGGAAGCAGCGCGAGAAAGGCGATGTCCAAGAGGTCTGCGAGGAAACCGAGCGGCTGATGTACGAGCACGTCATGGACCGGCTTGAAGCCTCGGGCCTGATGCTCTACGAGATCTCCAACTACGCCCGGCCCGGTCACGAGTCGCGGCATAACCTGGTCTACTGGGCCAACGACGCCTATTACGGGCTCGGCCTGGGCGCGGCGCAGTACCTCGACGGGCTCCGCACGGTGAACACCCGCGAAATGTCGGCCTACCTGAAACGGATCGAGGCCGGAGAGTCGGCGATCGGGCCCAATGAGCGGCTCGAACCCGAGGAGCGCGCGCACGAGACGGCCATGCTCATGCTTCGCCGCACGGTGGTCGGTCTCGATCGCGACGATTTCCGGACCCGAACCGGGTTCGATCTCGACGCTTTGATCGGCCCCGCGATCACCCGGTTCGTCGGCGAAGGCTTGCTCGAGGACAACGGCCGGCGCATCCGGTTGACTCGGGAGGGGCGATTCCTCGCCGACCGTGTTCTCTGCGAGGTCGTTTGA
- a CDS encoding NifU family protein, with the protein MNVTAQSRQSTPEVRQELLGRIENVLNERVRPGLIEDGGEVQVVSIDEDHIVQVRLLGTCQGCVSSVVTMTMFIEKAVKAEVPEVRFLEAIP; encoded by the coding sequence ATGAACGTTACAGCCCAGTCGCGGCAGTCGACTCCCGAAGTTCGCCAAGAGCTTCTGGGACGCATCGAAAACGTGCTGAACGAACGGGTCCGCCCCGGCCTCATCGAGGACGGCGGCGAGGTCCAGGTCGTCAGCATCGACGAAGACCATATCGTCCAGGTCCGCCTGCTTGGGACGTGCCAGGGCTGCGTGTCGTCCGTCGTCACCATGACCATGTTCATCGAGAAGGCCGTCAAGGCCGAGGTCCCGGAAGTCCGGTTCCTGGAAGCGATTCCCTGA
- a CDS encoding APC family permease: protein MKTPTSVAPHAVTLPRVLGPVAALCVVVGSVIGSGIFIVPASVAKEVPFLSGIVAVWIIGGIFSAAGALTMAELGAMMPRAGGPYVYLREAYGPIPAFLFGWSEFTVSRAGSMATLAAAFARYFIQIVPPPSFLGGAVWQAAAAIAAISIVTIVNILGTRGGGAVQVFGTAIKVGGVLALIALPFAIGGGSVGNMAPIWPERVDGSIFTGVMAAMVGVLWAYDGWMNVTPLAEEIREPEKNIPRSMIWGMAVLISVYLAMTLAYHYVLPMSEMAAADEPEGGITKAVAAVYCKALLGGYGVLAISALVMCSTFISLNGNALTGPRSYFAIARDGMLPAWFQRVHPRFQTPASAILAQGVWAIILTAVGTALVVIPPPESTAGMPQFLTSAWLTLNKTPLYDILRTYVIFGATIFYMLTITSVFVLRVKQPDLPRPYRTWGYPFTPLLFVAGSLLLLGDMLRNEQSRMQAVVGTVLILAGLPAYYLLRRDDRD, encoded by the coding sequence ATGAAAACCCCTACGTCCGTCGCCCCGCACGCCGTCACGTTGCCGCGTGTGCTCGGGCCGGTCGCCGCCCTCTGCGTGGTGGTCGGTTCGGTCATTGGCTCAGGGATCTTCATCGTGCCGGCCAGCGTCGCGAAGGAAGTTCCGTTTCTAAGCGGGATCGTCGCCGTCTGGATCATCGGCGGCATCTTCTCGGCGGCGGGGGCGCTGACGATGGCCGAATTGGGAGCCATGATGCCCCGGGCGGGCGGTCCTTACGTCTATTTGCGTGAAGCGTATGGTCCGATTCCGGCGTTTCTCTTCGGCTGGTCCGAGTTCACCGTCTCGCGCGCGGGGTCGATGGCGACGCTGGCCGCGGCGTTCGCGCGGTATTTCATCCAGATCGTGCCCCCTCCGTCGTTTCTCGGCGGCGCCGTCTGGCAAGCGGCGGCCGCGATCGCCGCGATCTCGATCGTGACGATCGTCAACATCCTGGGGACGCGCGGCGGCGGCGCGGTTCAGGTCTTCGGGACGGCGATCAAGGTCGGCGGGGTCCTTGCATTGATCGCCCTGCCGTTCGCAATCGGCGGTGGAAGCGTCGGCAACATGGCGCCGATCTGGCCCGAACGCGTCGACGGCTCGATCTTCACCGGCGTTATGGCGGCGATGGTCGGCGTGCTGTGGGCCTACGACGGCTGGATGAATGTGACGCCGCTCGCCGAGGAGATCCGGGAGCCTGAGAAGAACATTCCCAGGTCGATGATCTGGGGGATGGCGGTCTTGATCTCCGTTTATCTGGCCATGACGCTCGCCTACCACTACGTCCTGCCGATGTCCGAGATGGCCGCCGCCGATGAGCCCGAGGGAGGGATCACGAAGGCCGTGGCCGCCGTCTATTGCAAGGCGCTCCTCGGTGGGTACGGCGTGCTCGCGATCTCCGCGCTGGTGATGTGCTCGACGTTCATCTCGCTCAACGGCAACGCGCTGACCGGCCCGCGTTCGTACTTCGCGATCGCCCGCGACGGGATGCTTCCCGCATGGTTCCAACGCGTGCATCCCCGGTTCCAGACCCCAGCCTCGGCGATCCTCGCCCAGGGCGTCTGGGCGATCATCCTGACGGCGGTGGGAACGGCTCTCGTCGTCATCCCGCCCCCCGAATCGACGGCCGGGATGCCGCAATTCCTCACTTCCGCCTGGCTGACGCTGAACAAGACGCCGCTGTACGACATTTTGCGAACCTACGTGATCTTCGGCGCGACGATCTTCTACATGCTGACGATCACGAGCGTCTTCGTCCTCCGCGTCAAGCAGCCCGATCTTCCGCGCCCGTACCGGACCTGGGGCTACCCATTCACCCCTTTGCTGTTCGTCGCCGGCTCGCTCTTGCTCCTGGGCGACATGCTCCGCAACGAACAGAGCCGTATGCAGGCGGTCGTCGGCACCGTGCTGATCCTCGCGGGCCTGCCGGCTTACTACTTGCTCCGACGCGACGACCGCGACTGA
- a CDS encoding 5-formyltetrahydrofolate cyclo-ligase, which translates to MKSDPAVKAFKKALRMSTIQAIRDLDPDVRRAQEALLLDQVAELPEYRDAKTLLLYVKAFDEEIDTLPLIAKALEASRRVICPRVDKVAHQLELFEIEDLERDLEPGVLGIPEPRRTCRVVAPGEVDWVLVPGVAFDLRCNRIGRGAGHYDRFLPGVRPKVETWAIAFDCQILDPIPVESHDVPLRGVLTPAGRIAARA; encoded by the coding sequence GTGAAATCCGATCCCGCCGTGAAGGCCTTCAAGAAGGCGCTCCGGATGTCGACGATCCAGGCGATCCGCGACCTTGATCCGGACGTCCGCCGCGCGCAAGAGGCCCTGTTGCTCGACCAGGTCGCCGAGCTTCCCGAGTATCGCGATGCAAAGACCCTGCTCCTGTACGTCAAGGCCTTCGACGAGGAGATCGACACGCTTCCCCTGATCGCGAAGGCGCTCGAAGCCTCGCGGCGGGTGATCTGTCCTCGGGTCGACAAGGTCGCTCACCAGCTTGAGTTGTTTGAGATCGAGGACCTGGAGCGCGACCTGGAACCGGGCGTGCTGGGCATCCCCGAGCCTCGGCGGACCTGTCGAGTGGTCGCCCCCGGCGAGGTCGACTGGGTTCTTGTCCCGGGGGTGGCCTTCGACCTCCGTTGCAACCGGATCGGCCGAGGCGCGGGGCATTACGACCGGTTCCTGCCGGGGGTTCGCCCGAAGGTCGAGACCTGGGCCATCGCGTTCGACTGCCAGATCCTCGACCCGATCCCGGTCGAGTCGCACGACGTTCCGCTCCGCGGAGTGCTCACGCCGGCGGGACGAATCGCCGCTCGGGCGTGA